The following are encoded in a window of Drosophila simulans strain w501 chromosome 3L, Prin_Dsim_3.1, whole genome shotgun sequence genomic DNA:
- the LOC27207446 gene encoding homeobox protein MSH-C — MNPQLEQDKSRLNSCIGKSIQIKKKGRLGAFSIDSILSTSEAHSSQNSLSKGNTNVTSSDVSKLYEFSFPQGGNKKTPLTNFQLCQGHHLRFPITFDDSTASRFIWRTESILPSYLTNSTNFQEKQLRKKFTDRKPRQAYSSSQLERLENEFNLDKYLSVGKRVELSKSLSLTEVQVKTWFQNRRTKWKKQLTSRLKIAHRHGLWIPTLPITTIIPNTKYDTIE, encoded by the exons ATGAATCCGCAGCTCGAACAAGATAAGTCGCGATTAAATTCTTGTATTGGCAAaagtatacaaataaaaaaaaagggaagatTAGGAGCGTTTAGTATTGACAGTATTTTGAGCACTTCAGAGGCCCACTCATCGCAAAATAGTCTGTCCAAAGGCAATACTAATGTTACATCAA GCGATGTTTCAAAACTGTATGAATTTAGCTTTCCTCAGGGAGGAAATAAGAAAACCCCACTTACAAATTTTCAGTTATGTCAAGGACACCACCTCCGGTTTCCCATCACATTTGATGACAGCACAGCCTCGCGTTTTATATGGCGAACAGAAAGTATTCTTCCCTCTTATTTAACCAACTCGACAAACTTTCAAg AAAAACAACTGAGAAAGAAATTTACTGACAGAAAACCTCGTCAGGCCTATAGTTCCTCACAGCTGGAACGTCTTGAAAATGAGTTCAATTTAGACAAATATCTTAGCGTTGGCAAGCGTGTTGAACTGTCAAAATCATTATCTTTGACGGAAGTTCAGGTAAAAACATGGTTTCAAAATCGTCGGACCAAGTGGAAGAAGCAGCTGACTTCGCGGTTGAAAATAGCGCACAGACATGGACTATGGATACCTACCCTTCCCATAACAACTATTATTccaaatacaaaatatgatACTATTGAATAA